In Prochlorococcus marinus str. MIT 1214, one DNA window encodes the following:
- the fabD gene encoding ACP S-malonyltransferase has product MTIAWVFPGQGSQKLGMANSLLDLPGARDRFDLASEILGRDLWKICSGEGVPNGEIYDLNDTRNTQPALFVVESLLVDDLKRQERETQIIAGHSLGEIVGLYSADVLDAKTALLLLKKRSELMASAGGGVMIAVMGFDRNELDDLIRETDGASIANDNSESQVVLSGSPEAVRKVADNLKCKRAIPLKVSGAFHSTFMTEASKSFSEEIDQVTFQDAQVPVLSNVDPSPTLSGDILKDRLKKQMTTGVRWRETMDVMKKEGITTMVEIGPGNVLSGLAKRSMKGLLLNQISNASDLGY; this is encoded by the coding sequence ATGACTATTGCCTGGGTCTTTCCTGGACAAGGCTCTCAAAAATTGGGTATGGCAAATTCGTTGTTAGATTTGCCTGGTGCGAGAGATAGATTTGACTTAGCCTCCGAAATTCTTGGAAGAGATCTTTGGAAAATTTGTTCTGGTGAAGGGGTTCCAAACGGAGAAATATATGATTTAAACGATACGAGAAACACTCAACCTGCCCTTTTTGTTGTTGAGTCGCTATTGGTGGATGATTTAAAAAGACAAGAAAGGGAGACCCAAATAATTGCAGGCCACAGTCTCGGAGAAATAGTTGGTCTTTATTCAGCTGATGTTTTAGATGCGAAAACAGCCCTATTGCTATTAAAGAAAAGATCGGAATTGATGGCATCGGCAGGAGGAGGAGTAATGATTGCTGTTATGGGTTTTGATCGAAATGAATTAGATGATTTGATTAGAGAAACTGATGGAGCTTCAATAGCAAATGACAATAGTGAATCTCAAGTAGTTTTATCTGGTTCACCAGAAGCAGTAAGGAAAGTGGCTGATAATTTAAAATGTAAAAGAGCGATTCCTTTAAAGGTTTCAGGTGCTTTTCACTCCACATTTATGACTGAAGCATCTAAAAGTTTTTCTGAAGAAATTGATCAAGTAACTTTTCAAGATGCGCAAGTTCCAGTTCTTAGCAATGTTGATCCAAGTCCAACTTTAAGTGGTGACATATTGAAGGATCGCTTAAAAAAACAAATGACTACTGGAGTTAGGTGGAGAGAGACTATGGATGTAATGAAAAAAGAAGGGATAACCACAATGGTTGAAATTGGCCCAGGAAATGTTCTTAGCGGTCTTGCTAAACGATCAATGAAAGGGCTCCTGCTTAATCAAATATCAAATGCAAGTGATTTGGGGTATTGA
- a CDS encoding beta-ketoacyl-ACP synthase III yields MIRNSQWDSGITFVGCGSAVPQKIINNDQLGQRVDTNDEWIQSRTGIGERRVIGENESLIDLATDAALNAVKMANWDVKNIDLIILATSTPEDLFGSAPKIQSNLGASNAVAFDLTAACSGFLFALITASQYLASGSMKRAVVIGADQLSKWVDWDDRKTCVLFGDGAGAVAVETNSDENGLVGYDLKSDGSKGGCLNLSQSKTFLDLVQGAIHQKGGYLPINMEGKEVYKFAVREVPIILGEILDKYQIKSESIDWLLLHQANQRILDAVASRFSIPSEKVLSNLKYYGNTSAATIPLMLDEAVRDQKIKSGDLIACSGFGAGLSWGAALFYWHGPY; encoded by the coding sequence TTGATTAGAAATTCTCAATGGGACTCAGGAATAACTTTTGTGGGCTGCGGGAGCGCAGTTCCTCAAAAGATAATCAATAATGATCAACTTGGTCAGAGAGTAGATACTAATGATGAATGGATTCAAAGTAGAACTGGTATTGGCGAAAGAAGGGTTATTGGAGAAAATGAATCTTTGATTGATTTAGCTACTGATGCAGCACTGAATGCCGTCAAAATGGCTAATTGGGATGTGAAAAATATCGATTTAATAATTCTTGCAACATCTACACCAGAAGATTTATTTGGCTCGGCGCCTAAAATACAATCAAATTTGGGTGCTTCCAATGCAGTTGCTTTTGATTTGACTGCTGCTTGCAGTGGCTTTTTATTTGCTTTGATAACTGCATCACAATATTTAGCTTCTGGATCAATGAAAAGAGCTGTTGTGATTGGAGCAGACCAATTATCAAAATGGGTCGATTGGGATGATAGAAAAACCTGCGTTTTGTTTGGAGATGGAGCAGGAGCAGTCGCTGTTGAAACCAATAGTGATGAGAATGGTTTGGTTGGATATGATTTGAAGTCTGATGGAAGTAAAGGAGGTTGTTTAAATCTTTCTCAATCAAAAACTTTTTTGGATTTAGTTCAAGGAGCTATTCATCAAAAAGGAGGATATTTGCCAATCAATATGGAGGGCAAGGAAGTTTATAAGTTTGCGGTTAGAGAAGTTCCAATCATTCTTGGAGAAATCTTAGACAAATATCAAATTAAGTCTGAAAGTATCGATTGGCTTCTTCTACACCAAGCCAATCAAAGAATTCTTGATGCTGTAGCTTCAAGATTTTCAATACCATCAGAAAAAGTGCTCTCAAATTTGAAATATTATGGAAATACCTCAGCAGCAACGATCCCATTGATGCTGGATGAAGCCGTTAGAGATCAGAAGATTAAATCAGGCGATTTAATAGCTTGTAGTGGATTTGGTGCTGGCTTGAGTTGGGGAGCTGCTTTGTTTTATTGGCATGGTCCCTATTAA
- the tsaB gene encoding tRNA (adenosine(37)-N6)-threonylcarbamoyltransferase complex dimerization subunit type 1 TsaB, with protein MEQAASWRRHSKVTTIINSLQNFYNSKSKYLLALHSCSESFGIAIKDIENPDKIIKSEVFNIGHSLSNKVFSCIDKILPIKFWKQINRIAVAKGPGSFTSTRLTLSVARTIAQQIGCSLDSMSSYHLMAPRLYQYLDQNLIFNPFWIKDIMPRRGIIAGKYQLIKIHNESNFHEFNEIISPQLITNEKEINPSIKASNNVEKDIISLINFSEYRQNLKVNSHWGKTLPLYPTSPVDNKKQTNLKPNISNLNR; from the coding sequence ATGGAGCAGGCTGCGTCCTGGAGAAGACATTCCAAAGTAACAACTATAATAAATTCATTGCAAAATTTCTATAACTCAAAATCAAAATATTTATTAGCATTACATAGTTGCTCGGAATCCTTTGGAATTGCCATTAAAGATATTGAGAATCCAGACAAAATAATAAAAAGCGAAGTATTTAATATTGGTCACTCATTATCCAATAAAGTATTTAGTTGTATTGATAAAATTCTACCTATAAAATTTTGGAAGCAGATAAATCGCATTGCAGTGGCAAAAGGTCCTGGAAGTTTTACCAGTACAAGATTAACCCTATCAGTAGCTAGAACAATTGCACAGCAAATTGGTTGTTCATTAGATTCGATGAGCTCCTATCATTTAATGGCTCCAAGACTTTATCAATATCTTGATCAAAATCTAATCTTTAATCCATTTTGGATAAAAGATATCATGCCACGTAGAGGTATTATTGCAGGTAAATATCAGCTAATTAAAATTCACAATGAGTCAAATTTTCATGAATTTAATGAAATTATTTCTCCACAATTAATAACAAATGAAAAAGAAATAAACCCTTCAATTAAGGCTTCTAACAATGTAGAAAAAGATATTATTTCACTTATAAATTTCTCTGAATATCGTCAAAATTTAAAAGTGAATTCTCATTGGGGGAAAACATTACCCCTCTATCCAACCTCACCAGTAGACAATAAAAAACAAACAAATTTAAAGCCTAATATTTCTAATCTTAATAGATAG
- a CDS encoding NAD(P)H-quinone oxidoreductase subunit M: protein MSDTILKCTTRHIRIFTAVVENNDLILDNEHLTLDIDPDNEFLWGDQSIEKVQNYFRELVDSQANNELSDYSLRKIGSLLEDFIRQLLKDGELSYNPNSRVMNYSMGLPRTKELL, encoded by the coding sequence ATGAGCGACACAATTCTTAAATGCACAACACGTCACATAAGAATATTTACTGCAGTAGTAGAAAATAATGATTTAATTTTGGATAATGAACATTTAACTTTAGATATTGATCCTGATAATGAATTTCTTTGGGGCGATCAATCCATAGAAAAGGTACAAAATTATTTTCGTGAATTAGTTGACTCTCAAGCCAATAATGAATTGAGTGATTACAGTTTGAGAAAAATAGGTTCCCTTCTTGAGGACTTTATTAGACAGTTGCTTAAGGACGGAGAACTCAGTTATAACCCAAATAGCAGGGTAATGAATTACTCCATGGGACTACCTCGAACTAAAGAATTATTATGA
- a CDS encoding lysophospholipid acyltransferase family protein: protein MEKLKVFKGVEKIDRNIPRQSFVYRCVSYLLVFPIFRFLFRGQTIGISNLPKTGGVVIVSNHGSHLDPPILGHALGRPVAFMAKSELFTVPVLSFIISACGAYPVKRGAGDREAIRNASNRLSEGWATGVFLDGTRQANGRVNDPKAGAALLSARTGSPILPVAIVNSHRAFPKGYLLPRFVSIHLRVGELIQPPKTKKREDLTSTTKEIQISINTMLDKGLIKNI, encoded by the coding sequence TTGGAAAAATTGAAAGTTTTTAAAGGAGTTGAAAAAATCGATCGAAATATACCTCGACAAAGTTTTGTTTATCGTTGCGTCAGTTATCTCTTGGTTTTCCCGATTTTTCGTTTTTTGTTTAGAGGTCAAACAATAGGGATTTCGAATTTACCCAAGACAGGAGGAGTTGTCATTGTTTCTAATCATGGCTCCCATTTGGATCCTCCGATTTTGGGCCATGCTTTGGGAAGACCGGTAGCTTTTATGGCAAAGTCTGAGCTTTTCACGGTGCCCGTATTGTCATTCATAATTTCTGCTTGTGGTGCCTATCCAGTCAAGAGGGGAGCTGGAGATAGAGAGGCAATAAGAAATGCATCTAATCGATTAAGTGAAGGTTGGGCTACGGGTGTGTTTTTAGATGGGACCAGGCAAGCCAATGGGAGAGTTAATGATCCTAAAGCAGGTGCTGCTCTTCTTTCCGCTAGGACAGGTTCCCCTATTCTTCCAGTGGCAATAGTTAATAGTCACAGAGCTTTTCCTAAAGGATATCTTCTTCCCCGATTTGTCTCTATTCATTTAAGAGTTGGTGAATTAATTCAACCCCCTAAAACAAAAAAAAGAGAAGATTTAACATCCACAACTAAAGAAATTCAAATATCTATAAATACAATGTTGGATAAAGGTTTAATAAAAAATATATGA
- the plsX gene encoding phosphate acyltransferase PlsX yields the protein MEKNHLNNKTNRSKAIRRLVIWYRRNSAVTSLVDTATSSATAASNVAGSVVSNAGSVVTSAGSIARSTLEPFVFDPLRRLQGGVSTDPKNGIQDSERIWVAVDGMGGDFAPGAILDGCLKSLSLLPLKIKFVGEIEKVEKAAIEFGLEESLDKAINDGNFELIPSGLSVGMDEEATAVRKKKDASINIAMKLVKEGKAMGIYSAGNSGAMMASAIFKLGRLKGIDRPAIGALFPTKDPGQPVLVLDVGANMDCKPTYLHQFALLGNIYSRDVLQVVKPRIGLLNIGEESCKGNDLSLATYQLLNEEERFCFSGNCEGRDVLSGDFDVVVCDGFTGNVLLKFLESVGTVLLGVLRAELPRGRRGKVGSAFLRNNLKRIKKRLDHAEHGGALLLGINGICVIGHGGSKALSVLSALRVVHSAASHGVMDDLADLNKPDVLKV from the coding sequence GTGGAAAAAAATCATCTAAATAATAAAACAAATCGTTCTAAGGCAATTAGAAGATTGGTTATTTGGTATCGCCGAAACTCAGCGGTTACAAGTCTTGTTGATACTGCAACAAGCTCAGCTACAGCAGCAAGTAATGTTGCTGGATCAGTTGTTTCGAATGCTGGTTCTGTTGTTACTAGTGCTGGATCAATAGCTAGAAGCACATTAGAACCATTTGTGTTTGATCCTCTTCGGAGACTACAAGGAGGAGTAAGTACAGACCCGAAAAATGGAATTCAAGATTCCGAAAGAATTTGGGTTGCTGTCGATGGAATGGGAGGAGATTTTGCACCTGGAGCGATTCTTGATGGGTGTTTGAAATCGTTGTCATTACTTCCGTTGAAAATTAAATTTGTTGGTGAAATTGAGAAAGTAGAAAAAGCAGCTATTGAATTTGGATTAGAAGAATCTCTAGACAAAGCTATAAATGATGGAAATTTTGAATTAATTCCCAGTGGTCTATCAGTTGGCATGGATGAAGAAGCCACTGCAGTCCGAAAAAAAAAGGATGCGAGCATAAATATTGCAATGAAATTGGTTAAAGAAGGAAAAGCTATGGGTATCTATTCAGCTGGAAACTCTGGTGCGATGATGGCTTCAGCGATTTTTAAGTTAGGACGTTTAAAAGGAATTGATCGTCCAGCAATTGGAGCATTATTCCCAACTAAAGATCCTGGCCAACCAGTTTTGGTGTTAGATGTTGGAGCAAATATGGATTGTAAACCTACCTATTTGCATCAATTTGCTCTTCTTGGAAATATTTATAGTCGAGATGTTTTGCAGGTGGTTAAGCCAAGAATAGGATTATTGAACATTGGCGAAGAATCCTGTAAGGGTAATGATCTTTCTCTTGCAACTTACCAGCTTTTGAACGAAGAAGAGCGATTTTGCTTTTCTGGGAATTGTGAAGGAAGAGATGTTTTATCAGGCGATTTTGATGTTGTGGTTTGTGATGGATTTACAGGAAACGTTTTGCTGAAATTTCTAGAGTCAGTAGGAACTGTTCTTTTGGGAGTTTTGAGGGCTGAGTTACCAAGAGGAAGACGAGGTAAAGTTGGTTCTGCTTTTTTGAGAAATAATTTGAAACGAATAAAAAAACGACTAGACCATGCTGAACATGGCGGTGCTTTACTTCTAGGAATCAATGGAATTTGTGTTATTGGTCACGGTGGAAGTAAAGCTTTATCTGTTTTGAGTGCTTTAAGAGTTGTTCATTCCGCTGCCAGTCATGGAGTAATGGATGATTTGGCAGATTTAAATAAACCAGATGTTTTAAAGGTCTGA
- a CDS encoding phytoene synthase, whose protein sequence is MAQPSLNLEDAYEACRKETAQWAKTFYLGTMLLPPPKRRAIWAIYVWCRRTDELMDSIEAQKKSKNELSDRLNKWEEKTKNIFAGKTEDDLDAVLADTLQKFPQSIQPYIDMIEGQRMDLDTTRYKTFEELELYCYRVAGTVGLMTQGVIGIDSAYTSNPNKPSPDTSKAAIALGIANQLTNILRDVGEDRGRGRIYLPLEDLEKFNYSEEDLMNGKINDNWKALMSFQLARARDWFLKSEEGIKWLSIDARWPIWTSLRLYSGILNSIEKLDYDVFNNRAYVKGWVKAINLPISYLITLNDEKYKFRTLLN, encoded by the coding sequence TTGGCGCAGCCTTCTTTGAATCTAGAGGATGCCTACGAGGCTTGCAGAAAAGAAACTGCACAATGGGCCAAGACATTCTATCTGGGCACCATGTTATTGCCCCCTCCTAAACGCAGAGCAATCTGGGCTATTTATGTGTGGTGCCGTAGAACAGATGAGTTGATGGACAGCATTGAAGCCCAAAAAAAATCTAAGAATGAGTTGTCAGATCGACTGAATAAATGGGAAGAAAAAACAAAAAATATTTTTGCTGGTAAGACTGAAGATGATCTTGATGCAGTCTTGGCCGATACTCTGCAAAAATTTCCTCAGTCTATTCAGCCTTATATCGATATGATTGAAGGGCAGAGAATGGATCTAGATACAACCAGGTATAAAACATTTGAAGAACTTGAACTTTACTGCTATCGAGTAGCTGGAACAGTTGGATTGATGACTCAAGGTGTTATTGGAATTGACTCTGCCTATACATCTAATCCCAATAAACCATCCCCCGATACTTCAAAAGCTGCTATCGCACTAGGAATTGCGAATCAACTCACAAATATTCTTAGAGATGTTGGGGAAGACAGAGGAAGGGGACGAATTTATTTACCTTTAGAAGATTTGGAAAAATTTAATTACTCTGAAGAAGATCTAATGAACGGAAAAATAAATGATAACTGGAAAGCATTAATGTCTTTTCAATTAGCCAGAGCAAGAGATTGGTTCCTGAAATCTGAAGAAGGCATCAAATGGCTCTCAATAGATGCAAGATGGCCTATATGGACGTCATTAAGGCTATATAGCGGAATACTAAATTCCATTGAAAAGTTAGATTATGACGTCTTCAACAACCGTGCTTATGTTAAGGGATGGGTTAAAGCTATAAACCTACCCATCTCTTATCTAATAACTCTTAACGATGAAAAATATAAATTTAGAACACTACTTAATTGA
- a CDS encoding RNA recognition motif domain-containing protein, with translation MSVRLYIGNLPQNVNVKELEALLTTVGDGIKFKAVFDRDTKACRGFGFANIKDEKVANELIEKLNGHEFNGNKLRVERSERKDSNSGSSRRGANSNSGNKGSNRKDVKKVVHSDAPIKQAPDPRWAGELSKLKELLANQKTPV, from the coding sequence ATGAGTGTTCGCCTTTACATCGGCAATTTGCCGCAGAATGTCAATGTTAAAGAACTTGAAGCCCTCCTAACTACCGTAGGAGATGGAATCAAATTTAAAGCTGTATTCGATAGAGATACCAAGGCTTGTAGGGGGTTTGGTTTCGCGAATATTAAAGATGAGAAAGTTGCAAATGAGCTTATTGAGAAATTAAATGGCCATGAATTTAATGGCAATAAATTGAGGGTAGAACGTTCGGAGCGTAAAGATTCAAATTCCGGAAGCTCTAGACGAGGAGCGAATTCTAATAGTGGAAATAAAGGTTCTAATCGTAAAGATGTTAAGAAAGTTGTACACAGCGATGCGCCAATCAAACAGGCTCCAGACCCAAGATGGGCTGGAGAACTATCAAAATTAAAGGAGCTTTTAGCTAATCAAAAAACACCTGTATGA
- a CDS encoding Ycf34 family protein, which produces MCICVDCAWVDRCKTYYKVEENHGANHISKNPDFQGVNPKIHINIFAMSNNSTGIEWDVRGCDSFQLDQGKWSRLRPGEDIPK; this is translated from the coding sequence ATGTGCATCTGTGTTGATTGTGCTTGGGTAGATAGATGCAAGACTTACTATAAAGTTGAAGAAAATCATGGTGCCAACCACATCTCCAAAAATCCAGATTTTCAAGGGGTCAATCCAAAAATACACATCAATATTTTCGCTATGTCTAATAACAGCACAGGAATAGAATGGGATGTAAGAGGCTGTGATAGTTTTCAACTAGATCAAGGAAAATGGAGCAGGCTGCGTCCTGGAGAAGACATTCCAAAGTAA
- the rpaB gene encoding response regulator transcription factor RpaB, whose product MTATSPSKETILVADDEASIRRILETRLSMIGYQVVTACDGNEALDLFRNCEPDLVVLDVMMPKLDGYGVCQELRKESDVPIVMLTALGDVADRITGLELGADDYVVKPFSPKELEARIRCVLRRVEKEQIAGLPNSGVIAVMNLKIDTNKRQVYRNDERIRLTGMEFSLLELLVSRSGEPFSRGEILKEVWGYTPERHVDTRVVDVHISRLRSKLEDDPANPELILTARGTGYLFQRIVDSMIPEGS is encoded by the coding sequence ATGACGGCCACAAGTCCCTCAAAGGAAACCATCCTCGTAGCTGATGATGAGGCAAGTATTAGGAGGATCCTGGAAACTCGCCTATCGATGATTGGCTATCAGGTGGTTACTGCGTGTGATGGAAATGAGGCATTGGATCTTTTCAGAAATTGTGAGCCTGATTTGGTTGTACTTGATGTCATGATGCCTAAATTGGATGGATATGGAGTTTGTCAGGAACTAAGGAAGGAATCAGATGTACCAATAGTTATGCTGACAGCGTTGGGAGATGTAGCAGACAGAATTACTGGTCTAGAGCTTGGTGCTGATGATTATGTTGTTAAACCATTTAGCCCAAAAGAATTAGAAGCTAGGATCAGATGTGTCTTAAGAAGAGTAGAAAAAGAACAAATAGCAGGACTACCTAATTCAGGTGTGATTGCGGTTATGAATTTAAAAATTGATACAAATAAACGTCAGGTTTATAGAAATGATGAGCGAATTAGATTAACAGGCATGGAATTTAGTCTTTTAGAACTATTGGTCAGTCGTTCGGGAGAACCATTTAGCCGAGGTGAGATTCTCAAAGAAGTTTGGGGATATACACCTGAAAGACATGTTGATACAAGAGTAGTGGACGTCCATATTTCTAGACTTAGATCAAAACTTGAGGATGATCCTGCAAATCCAGAACTAATTCTTACTGCAAGAGGAACGGGCTATCTTTTTCAAAGAATTGTTGATTCTATGATTCCTGAAGGATCATAA
- a CDS encoding CCA tRNA nucleotidyltransferase — MISKDTLLSNDLFGDLNPKDWPISLADLPPGSALVGGSVRDGLLNKLDQKPDLDFVIPTNAIKFSENLSKNINATFIKLDEKRDIARLVINGWTLDFARQVGQNLQDDLLRRDFRINAIALKLKDQPEIFDPIGGIEDLKTKKIVAISEKNLIDDPLRILRGFRLMCELDFDLEKKTKRFLKKNVDKLSNVAPERMKMEIIKIAHSKWNSSVWKTYLELQLLNRWNEDKPSFVELKRKEILSKELLLGSFLAKLIFLLGDEGLASLTFSKSEIKRCKNLRFWVEKINNLGLDALSEDERFQLHIDLEKDLPSLILFLKNENISAWLKRWKDPSDPLFHPSCPLDGYLLQKALKIPPGPLLGDLMRHLSREKAFGRFFTNQEALEVARKWTLENAPFL, encoded by the coding sequence TTGATAAGTAAGGACACATTACTATCAAATGATCTTTTTGGAGATTTAAATCCAAAGGATTGGCCGATATCCCTAGCTGATTTACCTCCTGGAAGTGCCTTAGTGGGAGGTTCTGTTAGAGATGGATTATTGAATAAATTGGATCAAAAGCCTGATTTGGATTTTGTAATACCAACAAATGCCATTAAGTTCAGCGAAAACTTATCTAAAAATATCAATGCCACTTTTATAAAACTTGATGAAAAGAGGGATATTGCTCGATTAGTTATTAATGGATGGACGTTAGATTTTGCTCGACAGGTTGGACAGAATCTTCAAGATGATTTATTAAGACGTGATTTTAGAATTAATGCAATTGCTTTAAAACTTAAAGATCAGCCAGAAATTTTTGATCCAATTGGAGGGATTGAAGATTTAAAAACTAAGAAAATTGTTGCAATAAGTGAAAAGAACTTAATCGATGATCCATTGAGAATTCTTAGAGGTTTTCGATTGATGTGTGAATTAGACTTTGACTTGGAGAAGAAAACTAAAAGATTTCTAAAAAAGAATGTAGATAAATTAAGTAATGTTGCGCCTGAAAGGATGAAAATGGAGATTATTAAAATAGCTCATTCAAAATGGAATTCTTCAGTTTGGAAAACTTATTTAGAACTTCAATTATTGAATAGATGGAATGAAGATAAGCCTTCTTTTGTTGAGCTAAAAAGAAAGGAAATTCTCTCAAAAGAGCTTTTGCTGGGAAGCTTTTTAGCAAAATTAATATTTTTACTTGGTGATGAGGGGTTGGCAAGTTTGACGTTTAGTAAAAGTGAAATTAAAAGATGCAAGAACCTGAGGTTTTGGGTTGAAAAAATTAATAATTTGGGTTTAGACGCTCTTTCAGAGGATGAAAGATTTCAACTTCATATTGATTTGGAAAAGGATTTACCATCTTTAATTCTTTTTTTGAAAAACGAAAATATAAGCGCTTGGTTAAAACGTTGGAAAGACCCCTCTGACCCCCTATTTCATCCTTCTTGCCCTTTAGATGGCTATTTGCTTCAAAAAGCCTTAAAAATCCCTCCTGGCCCTTTATTGGGCGACCTTATGAGACATCTTTCCAGGGAAAAAGCTTTTGGAAGATTCTTTACAAACCAAGAGGCTTTGGAGGTGGCTCGTAAATGGACTCTAGAGAATGCGCCCTTTTTGTGA
- the pds gene encoding 15-cis-phytoene desaturase, with the protein MRVAIAGAGLAGLSCAKYLADAGHTPFVYEARNVLGGKVAAWKDEDGDWYETGLHIFFGAYPNMLQLFQELDIEDRLQWKSHSMIFNQPEEPGTYSRFDFPDLPAPINGVAAILSNNDMLSWPEKISFGIGLIPAMLRGQNYVEDCDKYSWTEWLKKQNIPERVNDEVFIAMSKALNFIGPDEISSTVLLTALNRFLQEKNGSKMAFLDGAPPERLCQPIVDHIRALGGDVFLNSPLKKINLKEDGSVENFLIGSAKESHGKAIEADAYVSAMPVDIFKTILPSEWASQDVFRKLEGLKGVPVINIHLWFDRKLTNIDHLLFSRSPLLSVYADMSITCKEYEDPNRSMLELVFAPAKDWIGRKDEEIIDATMQELKKLFPMHFSGENQAKLRKYKVIKTPKSVYKAVPGCQDLRPDQKTPISNFFLTGDYTMQKYLASMEGAVLSGKLCAEKIKISTDIGSS; encoded by the coding sequence ATGCGCGTAGCAATCGCTGGAGCAGGATTAGCAGGACTCTCATGTGCAAAATACTTAGCGGATGCAGGTCATACTCCATTCGTTTATGAGGCAAGAAACGTACTTGGAGGAAAAGTTGCTGCATGGAAAGATGAGGATGGAGATTGGTATGAGACCGGATTGCATATATTTTTTGGAGCATATCCAAACATGCTTCAGCTTTTTCAAGAGTTAGATATTGAAGATCGTCTTCAATGGAAAAGTCATTCCATGATTTTCAACCAACCAGAGGAACCTGGCACATATAGCCGTTTTGACTTCCCTGATCTTCCGGCTCCAATAAACGGAGTGGCAGCAATTTTAAGCAACAATGACATGCTTAGCTGGCCAGAAAAGATTTCGTTTGGAATAGGACTTATACCAGCTATGTTGCGCGGCCAAAATTATGTAGAGGATTGTGATAAATACTCTTGGACCGAATGGCTAAAAAAACAAAATATACCCGAAAGAGTAAATGATGAAGTTTTTATCGCAATGAGTAAGGCACTAAATTTCATCGGTCCTGATGAAATATCATCAACAGTATTGCTAACCGCATTAAACCGCTTCCTACAAGAAAAAAACGGATCAAAAATGGCATTCCTTGATGGAGCGCCACCTGAGAGACTTTGTCAACCAATTGTTGATCACATAAGAGCCTTAGGAGGCGACGTATTTTTAAATAGCCCACTGAAAAAAATCAATTTAAAAGAAGATGGTTCTGTTGAAAATTTCTTAATAGGTAGTGCTAAAGAATCTCATGGGAAAGCAATTGAAGCCGACGCATATGTAAGCGCAATGCCCGTGGATATCTTTAAAACAATTTTGCCTAGTGAATGGGCCTCTCAAGATGTTTTCAGAAAACTAGAAGGTCTGAAAGGAGTTCCAGTCATTAATATTCACCTTTGGTTCGATCGAAAACTTACAAATATTGATCACCTCTTATTCAGCAGATCACCACTTCTAAGTGTTTATGCTGATATGAGCATAACTTGTAAAGAATATGAAGATCCAAATCGTTCAATGCTTGAATTGGTTTTTGCTCCTGCAAAAGACTGGATCGGTCGTAAAGATGAGGAAATAATTGATGCAACCATGCAAGAATTGAAGAAACTTTTCCCCATGCATTTCTCAGGGGAAAATCAAGCTAAATTGAGGAAATATAAAGTAATAAAAACACCAAAATCAGTCTACAAAGCTGTTCCTGGATGCCAAGATTTAAGGCCAGATCAAAAGACTCCAATAAGCAACTTTTTCTTAACTGGTGATTACACAATGCAAAAATATCTCGCATCCATGGAAGGTGCGGTATTAAGTGGAAAACTATGTGCAGAAAAAATCAAAATTTCGACTGACATAGGTTCTTCTTAG